The following DNA comes from Arcobacter cloacae.
GATTTATTGCTTTTATAAAACCATGATTTATAGAAGTTTCTCCTTGAAGTTTTTTTAGCATTGGTAAAGCAAATAAATAGATATTTACCATTGCAGTTAGTGGATTTCCAGGTAAACAAATTACCACTGTATTTTGCATTTTTCCCATCATAATAGGACGACCTGGTTTTATATTTACTCCATGAAAAGCTACTTCTAAACCATTTTGTAAAAACGCTTCTCCTACAAAATCAGCATCTCCCATAGAGATTCCACCTGTACTTATAATCACATCATAATTTTTTAGATTTTTTATAAAAGCCTTTGATTCTTCCAAATTATCAGGAATTACCCCACAATATGTGGCATCAAAATCTTTCTCTTTTAGTAGTGAAACTAAAGCATAAGAGTTACAGTTGTAAATCTCTTCTTCATCTGCACTTTCCCATGGCTCTTTTATCTCATTTCCCGTTGATAAAATAGCTATTGAAATTTTTTTATAAACTTCAACCATTACTAAACCTTGAGAAGCCAATAATGTTATAAATGAAGAGGTGATTTTTTCACCTTTTTTTAGTATTACACTCCCCTCTTTTTGCTCTTCTCCTTTTAGTCTAAGGTTTGAGCCTTTTTTTATTTCAAGGGGAATTTTTACACTATTTTGTGTCACATCAAAACAGTTCTCTATTGGAATAATCGTATCAACATCAGAGGGAACTTTTGCTCCTGTCATGATTTTATAACACTCATTTTCTTTTAAACTCGGCTCTACTTTTTCACCTTTATCCCCTGCAAAAATCACTTTATTTATACTCAAAGTTTTTCCAGCATCACTGAATTTTATGGCAAAACCATCCATTGCAGAGTTATTAAAAGCTGGTAGATTTTTTACACAAATTACATCTTTACTTAAAACTCTTCCTATTGCATCACTAATTGGAATTATCTCTTTAAATGTTGTTTGATTCACTAAATCTAAACTTTTTTGTCTTGCTATTTCAAAATCTAAATAGTTTAATTTTCCATGCATTTTTTAATTTCCTTGATTTAAAACTTTTATTTGTAAATATTTTTTAGCTATTTTATTTACTATTTTTTCTATGGTTTGTTCATCATATTTTTCACTAAAACTCAAAGTTATAGCATTTCTACTTGTAGTTTCATCATATCCCATAACTTGAATAACTCTTGATGGTTTCGATAATCCCAAAGAACAACCCTCACCATTTGAGATATAAATTTCATCTAAAGCTAAAGTTCGTATAAGTTCCCTTGCTTTTATGTTTTTTAGTGCAAAATGTAGTGTATAAGGTAGAGTTTGATTATTATCTACAAAAAAATAAATATCATCTTTTAAAACATTTTGAAGTTTTTCTTTAAATATCTCTTTTGTAGTTGTTTCAAATTTTTGATTTTTTAAAACCTCTAAAATATTTTTTAAAGCTATTACATTTTTTTGTGAAATAACTTGTTCTTCAAATAATTCATCATTAAAAAGTATCAAACTATGTGTAAAAAATCCTGTTAATTTATAAGCATCAAAATAGATTACATCACTATTTTTATCAAAAGAGGCACTGGCATTTGAGATGATTTTTGCAGATGTAAGTTTTTTTACCTCGTCTAAAGAAGTTTTTACAAAAGTATCCATAATATAAGAAGATAAAAACAAAAAATCTATATTTTGATTTTGTAATTTTTCTAAATCCACATTTCCATCTTTTAAAAGTTCAAGATAAATAACTTCAAATCCCAAACTTTCAAAAAGATTTGCTGCATCTATTAGACTTTGTGTTTCACCAAGACTAATAGCGATTTTTCCTTTTTTAGAAAGCTTAAGTAAAAGACCTAAAAAACCATTTTTACAAAAAGAAAAATAGTTGATATTTTCAAAAGAGTATTTTGATAAAAACTCTTTTTCAAGTTCTAAATATTTTTGATTGTCACTTAGAATATTTAATGACAATTCAGAATTAATATGCAAATTTTGCATATTATTATATTGCAAAAAATTAAATTTATACATCAATATTTTCCTTTGTTTTTATCAA
Coding sequences within:
- a CDS encoding cysteine desulfurase yields the protein MYKFNFLQYNNMQNLHINSELSLNILSDNQKYLELEKEFLSKYSFENINYFSFCKNGFLGLLLKLSKKGKIAISLGETQSLIDAANLFESLGFEVIYLELLKDGNVDLEKLQNQNIDFLFLSSYIMDTFVKTSLDEVKKLTSAKIISNASASFDKNSDVIYFDAYKLTGFFTHSLILFNDELFEEQVISQKNVIALKNILEVLKNQKFETTTKEIFKEKLQNVLKDDIYFFVDNNQTLPYTLHFALKNIKARELIRTLALDEIYISNGEGCSLGLSKPSRVIQVMGYDETTSRNAITLSFSEKYDEQTIEKIVNKIAKKYLQIKVLNQGN
- a CDS encoding molybdopterin molybdotransferase MoeA, which codes for MHGKLNYLDFEIARQKSLDLVNQTTFKEIIPISDAIGRVLSKDVICVKNLPAFNNSAMDGFAIKFSDAGKTLSINKVIFAGDKGEKVEPSLKENECYKIMTGAKVPSDVDTIIPIENCFDVTQNSVKIPLEIKKGSNLRLKGEEQKEGSVILKKGEKITSSFITLLASQGLVMVEVYKKISIAILSTGNEIKEPWESADEEEIYNCNSYALVSLLKEKDFDATYCGVIPDNLEESKAFIKNLKNYDVIISTGGISMGDADFVGEAFLQNGLEVAFHGVNIKPGRPIMMGKMQNTVVICLPGNPLTAMVNIYLFALPMLKKLQGETSINHGFIKAINQKEFKTKVGRVNVVLGRVQNGEFFVTRDNKYGSGMITVLYESNSILVTNEQTSNINQNQEVKLLEFNGKFFEENIDILN